The following are encoded in a window of Streptobacillus felis genomic DNA:
- a CDS encoding Dps family protein, with the protein MNKTIDALNLYLADLNVYYRKVQNYHWNVVGQGFFTVHAKLEEIYDGVNEKIDVIAERILSIGGRPFGSMKKYLEITTITEAKDEDITVKDLLNNLILDTENLLKQVRNLKEITDEEGDFGTSAELDNHISEYEKLLWMFRAYVK; encoded by the coding sequence ATGAATAAAACAATTGATGCTTTAAACTTATATTTAGCAGACTTAAATGTATACTATAGAAAGGTTCAAAATTATCACTGGAATGTAGTTGGGCAAGGATTCTTTACAGTACATGCAAAATTAGAAGAAATTTATGATGGAGTAAATGAAAAAATAGATGTAATAGCTGAAAGAATTTTATCTATAGGTGGAAGACCTTTTGGAAGCATGAAAAAATATTTAGAAATTACTACAATAACTGAAGCTAAAGATGAGGATATTACTGTAAAAGATTTATTAAACAATTTAATATTAGATACAGAAAATTTATTAAAACAAGTTAGAAATTTAAAAGAAATTACAGATGAAGAAGGAGATTTTGGAACAAGTGCTGAACTTGATAATCATATTTCTGAATATGAAAAACTTCTTTGGATGTTTAGAGCCTATGTTAAATAA